One Canis aureus isolate CA01 chromosome 38, VMU_Caureus_v.1.0, whole genome shotgun sequence DNA segment encodes these proteins:
- the FAM177B gene encoding protein FAM177B isoform X2 produces MEKDNFQKSELEKSGSSKRTTPKRIIHFVDGDVMEEYSTEEEEDEEKEEQETKSTLDPSTLSWGPYLWFWAEQIASTSFSTCEFLGGRFATFFGLNQPKYQYVLNEYYRTQSKQITWTQLTSRGVSLLRQLRRGNTFFQRQYGINDRLKHRYGIDFISALSPLCNPMALCK; encoded by the exons ATGGAAAAAGACAATTTCCAGAAGTCAGAATTAGAGAAGAGTGGATCTTCCAAAAGAACTACTCCCAAAAGAATTATCCATTTCGTTGATGGAGATGTCATGGAAGAATAtagcacagaggaggaggaagatgaagagaaagaggaacaggAAACAAAGTCAACACTTGATCCT tctacaCTTTCATGGGGGCCCTACCTATGGTTTTGGGCAGAGCAAATAGCAAGCACCTCATTTTCTA CATGTGAATTCCTCGGTGGAAGATTTGCTACCTTCTTTGGCCTTAATCAACCCAAATATCAGTATGTGTTAAACGAATACTATAGGACACAAAGTAAG CAAATCACATGGACACAATTAACTTCAAGGGGTGTGAGCCTCCTAAGACAGCTGAGAAGGGGAAACACTTTCTTCCAGCGGCAGTACGGGATAAATGACAGACTCAAGCATCGATATGGTATTGATTTCATCTCAGCTCTGTCGCCCCTTTGTAACCCGATGGCCCTGTGCAAGTGA
- the FAM177B gene encoding protein FAM177B isoform X1: protein MEKDNFQKSELEKSGSSKRTTPKRIIHFVDGDVMEEYSTEEEEDEEKEEQETKSTLDPSTLSWGPYLWFWAEQIASTSFSTCEFLGGRFATFFGLNQPKYQYVLNEYYRTQSKESDKESEGDGSKAQPVKIPNERCHLEARGQEYGTRQQDIIEGVPQWSASSREGLAADFSS from the exons ATGGAAAAAGACAATTTCCAGAAGTCAGAATTAGAGAAGAGTGGATCTTCCAAAAGAACTACTCCCAAAAGAATTATCCATTTCGTTGATGGAGATGTCATGGAAGAATAtagcacagaggaggaggaagatgaagagaaagaggaacaggAAACAAAGTCAACACTTGATCCT tctacaCTTTCATGGGGGCCCTACCTATGGTTTTGGGCAGAGCAAATAGCAAGCACCTCATTTTCTA CATGTGAATTCCTCGGTGGAAGATTTGCTACCTTCTTTGGCCTTAATCAACCCAAATATCAGTATGTGTTAAACGAATACTATAGGACACAAAGTAAG GAAAGTGACAAGGAAAGTGAAGGGGATGGATCAAAGGCCCAGCCAGTCAAGATTCCTAATGAAAGGTGTCATCTGGAAGCTAGGGGCCAAGAGTATGGAACTAGACAACAGGACATCATAGAGGGTGTTCCTCAGTGGAGCGCCTCCTCCAGGGAGGGCCTGGCAGCAGATTTCAGCTCATAA